One Bacteroidota bacterium genomic window carries:
- a CDS encoding TonB family protein, with product MELKKSNAANLEKKRILFIELGLVIVLAILLLAFEWGVALSDDTMLGSIDEVVMEEEMVITRQQPLEQPPPPPPPVVVEVLKIVEDDVDIEEIEFESSDADENSQMQLVVFEEEEESAEEEVFVIVEDMPQFKGGDLNEFRAWIGKNMRYPEVASENGISGRVFVQFAVNAKGEVCDVVIVRGVDPALDKEAERVIKSSPNWTPGKQRGRPVKVQFTLPVVFVLQ from the coding sequence ATGGAACTAAAGAAGAGTAATGCCGCTAACCTTGAAAAAAAGAGAATTCTCTTTATAGAACTCGGATTAGTTATAGTACTTGCCATCCTGCTTCTTGCTTTCGAGTGGGGAGTAGCCCTCAGCGATGATACGATGCTTGGCAGTATTGATGAAGTTGTCATGGAAGAAGAAATGGTTATTACCCGCCAGCAACCGTTGGAGCAACCACCCCCCCCTCCACCCCCTGTTGTAGTAGAAGTTCTTAAAATTGTTGAAGACGATGTTGACATCGAAGAAATTGAATTTGAAAGCTCTGATGCAGACGAAAATAGTCAGATGCAACTCGTTGTTTTCGAAGAAGAGGAAGAATCTGCCGAAGAGGAAGTCTTTGTAATCGTAGAAGACATGCCCCAATTCAAAGGTGGCGATCTGAACGAATTCCGCGCCTGGATTGGTAAAAACATGCGGTATCCGGAAGTGGCCTCCGAAAACGGCATCAGTGGTCGGGTATTTGTGCAATTTGCGGTTAATGCAAAAGGTGAAGTGTGCGACGTAGTAATCGTGCGGGGTGTAGATCCTGCCCTCGATAAAGAAGCCGAGCGCGTAATTAAATCATCGCCTAACTGGACACCCGGCAAACAAAGAGGCCGCCCAGTTAAAGTTCAGTTTACCTTACCAGTAGTATTTGTACTGCAATAA